From the genome of Maniola hyperantus chromosome 9, iAphHyp1.2, whole genome shotgun sequence:
TACATTTCTCGGGGAGGACCTCCGAAATGAATACCTCATCTAAACCCTTCTGAATAGTTTCACTGTTATTTTTGCGCGAGTCAGGAGATTTGGCAATTTTACTTTCAAGCATCAAATCAATCCCTTTGTCTGCGATACGAGTATTGATTGTCTCTGCAGAGTTCTCCTTGAAAGGAATATTAACAGCGAAACTATCTTCAACGTTAGGTTTATCTGTCGcggtatttatattttcaaactcTGGTTCAGCAGTGCTCATGAATCCTATTTCAGGTTTTGCTGGGATCGCAAggttttctaaattattattaagcgGTTCGTGAGTAAATGCACAAAAAGCGGCGGTATGCGGGAGCTGAGTGACGACTGGCGCGTCACCAAAGATTATGTAACCTAGCGTGGTTTCAACGGCGGAAGGCGAATTATCACCACCTGTCAACTTATTGAAAAGTAAAATTTCGCAATAACGATTTACTCCCAATAAGACATCGATAGATCCTGGCTCCGAGAATTCATCGTCGGCGAGGGGTATATTCTGAATTAACGATTTCATAGCTGCAACGTCTACACGCGCATCTGGCAGCTGTGAGGTAATCTGCTCGACTACAAGAGGGCGTATTGAATATTCCTTTGCCTCATTGAAGCGAGACTTAAATTTGAACTCGGAGACACCTAAAATCTTTTGCGGAGATCCACCTATTCCTTGGACTTCAGAGAAGCGATTTTGCGAATTGACAGGTAGCGACAAGCGTTTACAACAGGCTATGCTAATATAGTCCTGCTGAGATCCTGGATCCACAAGGCAGCGTAACAGGTGAGTGCGGTTATACTTatcgtatatttttatttttgcggTACCTAATAAGGTTGTAACAGCGGTGCGGTCGTGATGTTCACGAGATATAGTACATATAGATGCGGCAATATTAGCGGACGAATCATTGGGAGATTCTGATACATTAGATTTTGCGGGTTGATTATTTAACGTATGAGCGGACGTATAAGTAGACGTATGCGCTGAAGTTTGTGCGGGCGAATAAGCGGGTTGAGTTACATTATTTTCAGAAGGATGGCTCGGCACAGTGCGAGACATACAATCTGAAGGAGCGGGTTGCGATAGTGAACAATTATTAAGGTGCGGACAATTATGTGACGATGGCGCATTGACAACGACACTACAGTTTGATTTGCTAGATTTAGAGAAACATAAACTTGAGTGGTGCCTTTTAAGCGGGAAGCAGTTTGTACAGGTTTTGTTGCTCAAGCAAGCGGAGTTTTTATGGGAAATGCTTAAGCAATTGGTACAGTAagcattatttttaacaatatcaAATCTTTGCTTAGGAGTTAGTTTCATAAAGTCAGAGCACTTATATAAGTGGTCGTGCTTTTCCTTATTACAGACGACACACTTATCACTTTCATTTGACCTACAAGCGCTTTCCGTATTAACAAAAGACTTAGTAGACTTAGTAGACTTCGCGACTGGTGTAGGTATGGGTTTAGAGCGAGATTTATTTTGTGACTGTACATTAACATTGCTCCCTCTAGACAACACCTTGCTCTGTTCCTTCACGAAATCTATAAGATTCTTATATGTTGGAAGTTGCTTTTTACGATTAATAAGCTCAAACATCTTAACTGTATCTGCGTCTAATTTAAGCGTAGCCAAATGAAAGAATATAAAATCTGtcaagtctatttttaattgcttaagtGCTTCTACTGACGAATCAAAGGTGTTTATGAAACTATCCAGCGCGGCATCATTATTATTAGCAAGTGGCTTAAATTGCAACACTTGATTTAAGTAAGCGGAAGCGAGCGAGCGGGGGTCGTCGTACTTCTGTATTAAGGCATCCCAAATAATACCGTAATTTTCAGCAGTCGCTGGCAACCCTGAACAAATTGCGGCAGCCCTATCAGTTAATTTTCCGACGAGATAGAATACCCTTTCACTATTATTTAGATTCGGGTTATCATGAATCATGCTCTTAAACTGCTGATAAAATAAAGGCCACTTCGTTAAATCTCCATTAAACGAAATTAAATCTATAGGCGGTAAGTGCGATTTTAATTTAGGGAACTTTGACAAAGATGCCATATTAGGTTCAGATTCCTTACTGCTATTATTCGCTAAGACTTGTTTAACATGGCAGAATAATTCCTCGAATGCTACCCATGATTGGTAATTTATAGGATTTTTAGGATTTAATCTTAACTGCACGGCGTTATACGAATCTAAAGTTTGCTCGAATTCCTTCCGTAAAGTGTCTATATTAGCGCACTGACTTAAGAGACTCGGCAATGTACTTGTATCCGATTCAACTTGTAATGCAGTATCGTAGATTCGTTGCATTCGAGAAAATATCGTATCGCGTTTTGAACCAAGCAATAACACTTGACATTCGTCATTAGTGCGAGGTAAATCTGAATCACCCTTTGTAGGCATTTTTAAAACTCAAAAGTAACAAAATCGAACACAAATTAATATATCTTAgcggtaaatatataaaaaatgtgGTATTTATACTGTGAAAACACACAACTCCTATATTTAGGCGAGCGGTTAAGTAATTACGCTGCgaacgtaataatattatttacagatcGCGTATCGAGTGCATAAATTAATCACCGTGttgtaaaatatacctataacaaATCGAGCGCAGTGGACGGTCGCGGTTGCGGGTGCGCCTTAACAAATATCTTGCTTACCTACTTGTACAGAATGTTAACTTATCTATAATATACGTTTTTATTTCTAAGTTTGcgggattatattattataaatattatattgaagtaATAAAGTGCGTGCGggaacataatatataaataaaataagagtaCCTTATTACTTCGGCTTAGAAATTAAAACGATataattacgtaggtatattcTGCAATATTACGACGCAATACAATGTTAGGCATTTATAAATCACAAAGAATGCTACTTGAAATACTTACTTGAGATTTCGaatctatgtaggtaggtattaataatatagtaattacGTTAATTTAACCAAGTTAACGATTCGAATCGATTTTACCATAAATCGGAAATGAATACTTTCGAATGGTTATCaaaatccggctcgaaggaccaaaaaaTATGGTGAATTCCAAAACTAAATTATGGGGAAACTGGCGAAATCCACCATATTGGTAGCGGAGTGACTAATTTCgatatttatttcaaatataaAAGTGGACTGTAGATTTttagcgttttaattaatttttcccCGGAAATGAGTAGCATTCAAAACTAGGAATAGGATAGCTAGGAAATGGGACGTCTAGATAAACATAGAATAGACTCACAGTTTGCCGACGTCACCAAACACTTGTCCTTGTTTTATGTCTTCTGCCTGGCCAGGTCTTGGGTTTGATGATTTTTGGCTTATTTTATGCGCACGATTATCGTATTaaggttattttattttgcacaaAACACGTTGGCACTGCGCATACCGTATCACAACGCGGTCATGTCTTCACGGCGGTAATTTTGCACTGATTGGTACTTCTTGCAGGTAAGTTAGGATGTAGGAAGGGACGGATATATATGGGGTTGCGTACAGGGAAGAAGGAAATGCACATATACCCTATTTATGTCCCATTCACGCGAATAAAAAATGCAAGCATAGCAACGGTGCTATCTctgttatgcataataattataattgagGCATATGACGCCATCTATGATTGCCAAGGATAAAAAATGAGATTTACCACCAACCTTTAAAATATATCAGTTTTGCTGTCCTGTCAATTGTGAGAATTAAGTCTAAGGCGCaagctatgcttaaaaatacagtgaagtgaaattggaaactgactattattgaagaccatccctatacttctggaacattattcaaatcctaggtactaagttattatataattcaaattataggaggctacagcatgcaaataGTCACATAAGTCGTGCGTAAGAACTTGGAACTAACAggttataaatttaaattaatttaattgaaaacatctttattgcttaatactatgacaaataataaaaaatactggatatgcttaaaaacaaaaggcaaataaatcatccctaatccGTTCTATAGAACGTCCATCTACGATGTGCATACAAACGCATAGCTCATAATGTTTCCATTGTACTTAGTATGTGATTCAatgctgtgataacctagtggatAAGACGTCCGCACCCTGATCGGGAGGGcggggcttcgatcccgggcactcacctctGACTTTTCTGGGTTGTATgcgtttaaatatcacttgctttaacggtaaaggaaaatatcgtaaggGAGATCctgagaactctcagccatgcaggttcCCTTACGATATTTTCCTCTACCGGTTGCATGacatggtgaaggaaaacatcgaggaAATCTGCACACCttagagttctgcataatgttttcaaaggtgtgtgaagtctgccaatccacatttggcTAGAATATGGCCACAACCTTTTTGCGTTGCgtgatgcgttgatcatgataatgacgatgatgatgatgtgattaCAGGAGTTCATGAAGCTCATGCAGCCAGCTTAATCTAAGCTGAAATAGAGGTGCTTTATATCGAACACATATGTGAGCTAACGTAACTATATCCAGCTTTCACACCAAACCAACAATGGAAACGTGTTTGCAAGCCCAATACAATCTTGTGGGGAATTCAGAATATCAATAGCTTCAAAATTACATCCCGCCAGCACTAGCCTGTAACTTGATGTATTTCAGTATACCAGTACAAAATCGTTTCCATGCTGTTTTAACATAGGCATTGTTTATACGAAGCCATCGCTGGCTGCCAGTCTCACTGGCAGTCAGCACAGGCTTGGTATTGGCCTTGTCCTTATAAACAGTTTTTCAAGCCAAGCCAGCGCTGACTTAACTTAAGTATGGTTTATACGAAGCCAGGGTGCCAGCACgcatctcctctcagaatgagaagggtttaggcgcCAGTACGCCACGctgacccagtgcggattggcacacttcaaatacctttgagaacattctggAGAACTATcatcagacatgcaggtttccacacgatgttttccttcaccactaaagcaagtgatattttattagttgaaatgcacataactgcgaaaagttagaaatTGAACCCAGGGCCTCCCGAAAAGGAAGCGACGACGTCTTAATCACCATCACCACTTATCATTAGATATATCATATAACTACAAAAGTTGTAGCCCAGTGAAATTAATAACAAAATGTTTTAGTAAGCATAATTATTTAAAGATTTCTATTCCTTCCCAAACAACGCTACCAAAATCAGCATGTAGGAATAATGAATTTATAGATCACATTTCGTTCCGATGATATTGAAATGAATATAGGCAATATCGCACGGGTAGAACTGAGCTTACAAAGTTATGGAAATAGAGAATGTCAGTAGGTCTGCCGTTCAGTTATCAGtgggttttattttaataaccttATCTTTTTAATTCGCGCAGTGAAATGAATtacgtagataggtacttagaaTTATTGAAGGGAGAATATTTTTTCCCAGACTATGAAAGTAATTTTTCTTCTTTTGTTCTCCTTTTGAGTTAGTGGTTAGTGAAGTGTAGTGTAAATTCTCAAAGATCACGTGAACtaagtttatatattttataatcaaGAATTACTAAAATACGTCAATGGAGAATTTCTTATTATacctaaagtacgcgacaggtcgagatggcagtcggggtggggacgccccacacacccgcatagcACCCGCGCCTAACcgggtgcgagcgagcgcgggtgacgtgcgggtgtgccgggcgtccccccgccttatactccgaatgctatttcgacctgtcgcggactatacaatatacaaataTACGTACgctttgagatttttttttgttagtaagtaggtactatactatTTATCCCAGTGCCTAACAATCAAATTTAATGGTATTGTGGGCGTATTTCGATGAATAATGGGCGGTCTAACGTTACCGCGTAATAATGTCCAGTGGGACTTTATTAGGCAGCTTTACAGCAGAATGAGCCCAGCATTTTTTGGCGAGTGAGATATATATAGAGCGCAATATTTTATTCGGATACAAAATACCACAATGACTTAAGAGAGATATTCTTGGAGTCATCTTGCAGTGGTAAAAGTTTGCTCTTTAGACCTaagtacttacaatattttaataactacGAGTATGTACTTTTCTAGGTAAACTTGATAGCAGTGAATTCTACCGTGTAATCACacagttaaaataattattgctaTTTGTTTCACGAAGTGAAACATTGACCACATTACAAAAAGTTATAGTGCTCGAGAACGTGCCAAGGAGAAACAAcaacagcggagtcttagtaatagggtcccgttttacccttttggtacggaaccctaaacgaATTTTAGAACAGATTGGGAACAATCTTTCAAATTGTTTCATGAAAAGAATGGCTTAACAAAATGGCTTTtcatgataataaaatatatactagATACCCATTATCGTATTATGAGCCATTTAAGATTTTAAGCGTGAAATATTAACCGTTTAAAAGAGATAAAATGAAAGCGACTGCTGAAAACGAGTGGAAACGATTATCTCGTACTCAGATTCAAAGCAataactttttgattgtcaataattgtggatagtgttgataatatttattaattacgtacgtcccaagatgctggaatggcgatggcagggagccgctggattcaggcggcgcaagacgtccagcagtggacgtctattggtttatgatgatgatgatgatattgatgaggtaaacttaaaacaaaagcTATGAGGATTTCATACCCGGCCTGGTCGCTGAGAACCACAACtataactcagccgggtattcagTTTTCACCATTTCCACTTAAAATCCTaatcacttaaactttattcccgagctttcttatcatttagataatcctttacattgtaataggattttccaataagtatttgttttataataatttgaacttgttgagagacaattccaatatgtcttctgagagcatattataaaaacgttCGCAAtttccaataaatgaattgtACTTTAGCCTTAGAAGCGGGAATTacaagtatttttagggttccgtagccaaatggcaaaaaacggaacccttatggattcgtcatttttctgtctgtctatccgtccgtatgtcacagccacagcgaaactataagaactatactgttgaaaattggtaagtagatgtattctgtgaaccgcattaagattttcacacaaaaatagaaaaaaaaattttttgggggtaataaaatacttagaactgaaactcaatttttttttatttattaaagctatATGCTATGGataggtaaaatgtgtgtctgtaactattaaaataagagaattataaaacaaaaaaatatatatgatgtatattaccatgcaaacttccaccgaaaattgatttgaacgagatctagtaagtaagtagttttttttaacactattaaatacgactgtagtacgaaaccctcggtgcgcgagcctgactcgtacttggcggGTTTTTTTCTATTAGATGTAAATCAGTTCGTactttaaagtaggtaagtcaGTAGCTGGATGTTTCAAATGTTTTGACTGACCTTTCATCTTGTCTTTTAGAAACTACATTATGCATTCCGTTCCGGTAATTTCTTATCACCACAGTAATCCATCGCAATTTTTCAATTGATACCCTACACCCTATTTAGTAGCCAGCGAGCTACTTTACCTGTCCGTCCCTCAAGTGTTGTTTATTAATAGGTTTGCTGTACCCTGTGCCTGTGCGTTCGGGCGCGCTATGAGACCTCATTACAACACATGACAGTAACGTTTGTGAGTACGGGTGTTAGTTATGTTTTCGTAATAATAGACCAAAAAAGGGGCCCCGTAATCGCGTTTTGATAATTTTACTAGGATAGGTAGATGGATAGGTGTCGCTTCTCTGAAAGTAAACAAAATGTGACGCAAACGATTCAAATGAATTCTGCTACTCGCAGGAGCCAATAGACATCATAATATACATACACAAGCCATCAAGAAAAATAACTTTATGAAACAAATTGACTCCCAAAGTTATAACAatcgttttttctttctttattgcCTGCGAACAAAAATGAGTTTGGCGCGACAATTTCCGTTCGTAGCAAAAATAATGTGATATATTACAAAATGGAAATGGCCTGACTCAGTGATTTGTCATCACGGAGAGAAATCCGATGCGGAAGACAGGTGTTTCCTTTAATTGAAGACTATATTATGGGTGTTTAACTACTatgagttttttatttatttatttattattataactactaTGAGTTAAACTGGATTGGATCAATTTAATACTAGTCATATAATTGTAGCCTTATTTACTGTATTGCCGTACTTAGGTATTCATCTCATTTTCCTGGccgtaaataattattatagtactagttgatgcccgcgacttcatccacttggaattaagtttttttaaatcccgtggaaactttttgatttttcggaataaaaagtagcttatgtcactctccagttaggctaacatgcgcaccacgagaaaattttgtctacgcatttactcgtcttatttgtatgaagaaacacgagataatgcgtagacaaaaataataattatctatttatttgtcttaattatctatacctacccatgcaaaaaatcatttGACCgctacaccgttgcgacgtgattgaaggacaaaccaacaaaatatacacactttcgcatttataataagggtaggtacttactgattaTGTCATACTCACAAACTTATTGTATATTCAATATTGCCATATGGagcatcaatagctcaacgggactcgagtggactgaaaaccgcaaggtcgacggttcaaaccccgcccgttgcactattgtcgtacctactcctagcacaagcttgacgcttagttggagaggacagtaggggaatattagtcacttaaaatggctaatattctttattaaaaaaaaatcatattatatcaGATTTATCAAACATTTAATTTCGTCGTATGTTTTATTTGCcaaataaaatatgcaaatcaaagaaacattcatttttatttgtttaactcTCGTCCTGTTTTTTGTTTACTCTCTTTTTATTGGCGGTTttgtttattataaacaaacCATGTTTTAGTTAGGTATtggaatattatatttttcacaaggatgaataaaatatttcagtTCAGTTTCAGTGTTACTATCCTATAAAAATTCGAATTTATAggttttatacataaataaatggtagtccctacaagagaccatgtccagcagtggacgtctatctgttgatgatgatgatgatgtaaatattttgtgGTTGGACAAACATACCTACCagataaacttaaaaaattggCTTGATCCATCAGTTCTCTTACTTCAACTGCTGATCATACGTCCTGAAGAGCGCCCCACCGAACACGTTCCTCTGCCTTTCTCGTCCACTAATTCCCGCCTCCTTCTTTAAGGTCCAAGTTGCAGGTCGCCCCACGCTGCTCTTGTCGGACTTTCAGAACACATCAGCCCCAGTGGCTGTCGTTTCTGCGAAAGAcatgcccactgccactttaacttattttgaGCAATTTTAGTTACTTTAGGTCTCCTACGGGTTTCTTCATTCCAGATTTTATTCTTGCGAATATGTGCTAACAATCACCCAGTTTAGTTTTCTTTACAACCGCTGAGCTTGATAATAATAGAAGCTTCTTTATGTTATACTTAGTACCGAAATGCAAAGTCACCGGTACAACCAAATCGATAATTTCAAACGTTATGGGTACATTTCCTCCTCGTAAATCAAAATTTTCACGCGTGAGTTTCAGTAAAAGCGCTTGATTGATTGTTAAAATTGTTACAGCAATTATAACATCAGCTCAAGGTCGTTTAGCTACTTCGTGATGGCCTTAATGAAGATTAGTCGATCATAGCCAAAGCACCTTTTCGCTAACCCTTTTCATCTACCCATGCGATATAAAGTAAAAGGGTCACATGGTCGAACAAACTTTTAAGTAGAAGCACAGAATgcctatttaataataacttttGGGGTCAAAGCTTCAATGCTCAACAGATTTCAGCATTGAAGTTTACGCTACGGTCGTTACGTCTTTGTTTGTGAGGTGAAGTCCTGCAAGTcaactttttattttgt
Proteins encoded in this window:
- the LOC138402744 gene encoding uncharacterized protein, with the protein product MPTKGDSDLPRTNDECQVLLLGSKRDTIFSRMQRIYDTALQVESDTSTLPSLLSQCANIDTLRKEFEQTLDSYNAVQLRLNPKNPINYQSWVAFEELFCHVKQVLANNSSKESEPNMASLSKFPKLKSHLPPIDLISFNGDLTKWPLFYQQFKSMIHDNPNLNNSERVFYLVGKLTDRAAAICSGLPATAENYGIIWDALIQKYDDPRSLASAYLNQVLQFKPLANNNDAALDSFINTFDSSVEALKQLKIDLTDFIFFHLATLKLDADTVKMFELINRKKQLPTYKNLIDFVKEQSKVLSRGSNVNVQSQNKSRSKPIPTPVAKSTKSTKSFVNTESACRSNESDKCVVCNKEKHDHLYKCSDFMKLTPKQRFDIVKNNAYCTNCLSISHKNSACLSNKTCTNCFPLKRHHSSLCFSKSSKSNCSVVVNAPSSHNCPHLNNCSLSQPAPSDCMSRTVPSHPSENNVTQPAYSPAQTSAHTSTYTSAHTLNNQPAKSNVSESPNDSSANIAASICTISREHHDRTAVTTLLGTAKIKIYDKYNRTHLLRCLVDPGSQQDYISIACCKRLSLPVNSQNRFSEVQGIGGSPQKILGVSEFKFKSRFNEAKEYSIRPLVVEQITSQLPDARVDVAAMKSLIQNIPLADDEFSEPGSIDVLLGVNRYCEILLFNKLTGGDNSPSAVETTLGYIIFGDAPVVTQLPHTAAFCAFTHEPLNNNLENLAIPAKPEIGFMSTAEPEFENINTATDKPNVEDSFAVNIPFKENSAETINTRIADKGIDLMLESKIAKSPDSRKNNSETIQKGLDEVFISEVLPEKCTPPGFNLSPHSVVSNDIMSTALFRILHSYCNPQAGIFKNLLNVWFSEIDFYADVRQMYLYININPPHRKYLRILYRFDSDDPLETYESTDRNRVAFELHSSPSLALRALREVAKQERERRPLAAAILERDIYVDDLASSASSTEEADVIAKGLIHMLKSGGLDLVKWTSNSPELIRHIPQSHRQSESVSFEDEHTFKILGLHWFPAFDNFVFKVSQPPAACIKRAVLSATARLYDVLGLVGPVILFAKLLVKELWLLNMRWDDPPPQHIVDQWQNYISELPIISTLLFPRHTGTEVNSQFSLLAFLDASEKPYCRVVYLRVENEVQERVIAFFTVENSPHLQWPIGIITKVMPAGTEWFVSHKFELSLELMTGL